The genomic interval GTAAATGATGGCATCATTCTCCGTAACCACATTCCACGAATtctcaaaaatcattttagagAAGAGACTTATTATGTGGATCTGttggacttatttaatgagGTGGGGATATCTTTCTGTATACTGTAAAGAGGACTAGTGACTTTTTGTTTAAACGAAGATGGATTTTGACATTATTTACATGTGTACAGGTGGAATTCCAAACAGCTTCAGGGCAAATGATAGATTTGACTACTACACTTGTAGGAGAGAAAGATCTATCTAAGTATTCACTCTCTCTGTAAGTAAAAAATTGGGATGATTGTGATTTCTTTATGATTTAACTTCCAATCATGGGATGCTTTTTGTGTTTCTAAAAGATCAAATATTTGTGTTCTCATGCAGCCACCAACGCATTGTTCAGTACAAAACTGCTTATTATTCATTCTACCTTCCGGTGAGTAATTCCCTCATCTTATGTTCTGTCTTGTTTCTTGGTCTGATTgatatctatcttttatttaaaccCATTAAGTTAGGTTTTTCGTTAAATTCCTTGTAAAGAGACTCTCAGCTGGTGTTTCTTCCAAGTAAATCTGAAGATCTGTTGACAGTGTGTTCCTATGAACTTGCTGACTTCTGATTGAAATTTCTTTCCACATGAAACTGCTTGTGGGACTTTTGGATGTTGATGGCCATATTTTCTAAGAGTCggtgatttataaataaaaaatattcttaagaGTAGGCTGTGCCTCACCAAACACGAGATATTGGCAGCCCCTCCGCCACCCCCCCggcccccccaaaaaaaatagaGTGCTTTTGAGCCCAATGAACTGTTTTGATTCAATAATTTTCATTCTTTATGATCACTCTTATGTATCCAGGTTGCTTGTGCATTGCTTATGGCTggtgaaaatcttgaaaatcataTCAATGTGAAGAACGTTCTTATAGAAATGGGGAACTATTTTCAAGTACAGGTAACTGTTTATTGCACATGGAATCCTTATTTTCATTGATCGCTGAAAAACTGTGTGAAGACAGGAGTACTTATCAGAAGCGTTACAGCTGCTGTTCCAACCTCAAATTATTAgccaagattttctttttcccatgtCTTGCCAGAAACCAAATATGCATGTGTGCATGCGTGCTTGTACTGTTGTAGATGCACAATATTTTATTGGTAATTTCCCAGAGCTTCTCTGGAAGTGTTAACAATGGTTGAATGTGTTCTGTAGGATGATTATCTTGACTGCTATGGTGCTCCTGAAGTGATCGGTAAGGTATGTTCCACAATAGTACTCATATGACTCTTGGTAATGAAATTTCCATGAATATTCATCTCctcattttaacaaaaagttaGAGACCTTAGCAGTGGTCTTTTTGTATCAGATTGGAACAGATATTGAAGATTTTAAATGCTCTTGGCTGGTTGTGAAAGCACTAGAACACTCTAATGAAGAACAGctgaaaatattatatgtaaggAAGTAGCTTCATCTGACTCAAATTGTATTATGTTTTGGGACAATAGTACTAGACTTGTGTATGCGTGTTTTGTCACCAGGAGAACTATGGGAAAGCAGATGAAGCATGTGTTGCAAAAGTGAAAGAGCTATATAAAGTTCTTGATCTTGAGGTTTGTCTCCCTCCCTGCCTCATCTTTCTTCTTTACCTTATCTGGAGCAATATTGTTTATTAGGGTGCATATACTGGTTTTTTACCTGAGGGTGTTTTGCAGGGTGTCTTTGCGGAGTATGAGAGTAAGAGTTATGAGAAGCTTGTAAAATCCATAGAAGCTCATCCAAGTAAAGCAGTACAGGCAGTGTTAAAATCATTCTTGGCAAAGATTTACAAAAGACTGAAGTAGGGGCTGAGATGCAAGGTTCGGCAGAGTTGATATCCAGTTCTTTACACCATTAGCATTTGGTCTTTCCCATAGAAGTGTTTAGTATTTGTGAGCATTTACTTGCTAGTGTTCTATTTTGTCGTCtgaaatcctctctctctctctctctcaatccgCTAAATCGGGTTGGTGAATCTATGCAATCGGAAGGTTGTACAAGATTCcgaattaattttgtttttaactgTGTATCTCGTCCTTCATCTTGCTTGTACGataaaataaactaacaaaGACGTTAGTCCTCTTCAAGCATGGAGTAAGATATCAATCTCTTTGCTATTTACTTACTACTAGAAGGGTGCTCTTCTGGGCCATCTAAGTTTCATGCCTTTCTTTTGAGCTCTCTGATCTTGTGCAGTtggattgtgtgtgtgtgtgtgtgtgtgtgtgtgtgtgtgtgtgtgtgtgtgtgaggggAGAGAGACCCGCTTGAATTCTTGGTCGAACTCTAAGGCTTGCTtatagtgagagagagagagagaggatacaCTAAAAAAAGGGTATAATCAATGCAATATTGCAATTATAGGAAAAAAGGGTACCTAATAAGGTcctatttttgtttgttctcCGATGAAGAATGAGAATTAGTGGCTACAATTAGTTTGGTTAGGTATTACCACAAATTTGTAGCGAA from Juglans regia cultivar Chandler chromosome 2, Walnut 2.0, whole genome shotgun sequence carries:
- the LOC108985607 gene encoding farnesyl pyrophosphate synthase-like encodes the protein MSDFRSRFLEAYSVLKSELLHDPAFDFTDDSRQWVERMLDYNVPGGKLNRGLSVIDSYKLLKEGKELTNDEIFLACALGWCIEWLQAYFLVLDDIMDNSVTRRGQPCWFRLPKVGMIAVNDGIILRNHIPRILKNHFREETYYVDLLDLFNEVEFQTASGQMIDLTTTLVGEKDLSKYSLSLHQRIVQYKTAYYSFYLPVACALLMAGENLENHINVKNVLIEMGNYFQVQDDYLDCYGAPEVIGKIGTDIEDFKCSWLVVKALEHSNEEQLKILYENYGKADEACVAKVKELYKVLDLEGVFAEYESKSYEKLVKSIEAHPSKAVQAVLKSFLAKIYKRLK